A stretch of DNA from Sandaracinaceae bacterium:
ACTGCTGAGCGCGTTCGGTTGCGCAGACCTCGCCCCGGTGGGGCCGGAGCTGGCCGGCGACGGCGGGGTCGGGGAGCGACGGGAGCCGCTCGTCGATGGATTGTCGCAGACGAATTCGCTGACGCTCAACGCGGTGGTCTGGATCGCCGGCTGCACCGGTACGCTGGTCGCCCCGGACATGGTCGTGACCGCTGGTCACTGCGCGGGCGGCATGACCCCGGCCTGGGAGGACGACGCGGTCGTCGGGACGGGCACCTGGCGAGCGGCCTCGCCGATCACGGTGAAGATCGGCCCGGACCCTGACGCGCCGGTGGTCGAGAGGACGGCGCGCTGGTCCATGCAGGCGGGCAACGACGACGTCATGATGTGGCTCCTCGACGAGCCGGTGCCTGCGTCGATCGCCACTCCGCTCACGGTGATGACGCGTGACCTGTATGACCACGTGACCGGGTCCGGCTCTCTGCAGGGCGAGACGGTGATTCTCGGCGGATACGGAGCGTCCGTCGACGGCGACGACTCCGGGATGTTCGCCTACTCGACCGTCGGCGCGTTCACCGGGGGGGTCGTCGGCCCCAACAACGTCAATCACGAGCTGTTCTATCCTGCCGCGGCGCGCCTCGAGGGGGGCGACTCGGGAGGCAGCGTGTTCAAGTACGGCAGCCTGCCCGGAGGCGGGGGCACCTACTATCTCGTCGGGGTTCACGTCGCGGGTGTCGTCAACGGCACCACCGGCCGGTTCGTGGCGCCGTGGGGCGAGGGCGGCAACGACAGCAACGGGAACTACCACCCGAACCTCTCGGCCTTCTTCGACGGGGAGGTGACGCAGTCACTTCGGCGGAACGTGTTCCAGCCGAGAGAGGGGCGCGACCAGTGGCACCCCTTCTTCTGCATCTCGAACGAGGAGTGTCAGGTGGGCGACTTCAACGGCGATGGGCGAGACGACATCGTCGCCTTCACGAAGGGCTCCAGCGCTGACGTGCACGTCGGGCTCAGCTACGGCTGGCGCACCTGGTCCGGGCTGTCGTCGGTGAATCAGCCTGGCCGCGGCTTCGAGAGCGGGCTGTGGCACGGCTTCTTCGGACCTCACGCCGAGCAGGTGGGCGTGATGGACTTCGATGGCGATGGGCTCGACGACATCTACACGGGCACCACC
This window harbors:
- a CDS encoding VCBS repeat-containing protein, which codes for MTVKDTRAMVMAALALLSAFGCADLAPVGPELAGDGGVGERREPLVDGLSQTNSLTLNAVVWIAGCTGTLVAPDMVVTAGHCAGGMTPAWEDDAVVGTGTWRAASPITVKIGPDPDAPVVERTARWSMQAGNDDVMMWLLDEPVPASIATPLTVMTRDLYDHVTGSGSLQGETVILGGYGASVDGDDSGMFAYSTVGAFTGGVVGPNNVNHELFYPAAARLEGGDSGGSVFKYGSLPGGGGTYYLVGVHVAGVVNGTTGRFVAPWGEGGNDSNGNYHPNLSAFFDGEVTQSLRRNVFQPREGRDQWHPFFCISNEECQVGDFNGDGRDDIVAFTKGSSADVHVGLSYGWRTWSGLSSVNQPGRGFESGLWHGFFGPHAEQVGVMDFDGDGLDDIYTGTTFGLYVARTSCGDSDCSNNPPEDFGPESPFLITSSAICHPSNRTCITGDVTPFQRDEIVSIEAGTGDVTVYTVAGDMSSGFSISTLSVDTTPIDGWCLPPARCQLADYDGDTRDELLIFDNDSGGDVYVADTTLSCSGLVCSVTAFHAPVKLSDGLCYDLGGSHRRDCEAADVDGDGDEDDIVIFDRYYDRVHVAIGDSATHSLTTTYSWSTSVCPDGHDCRTGDFNGDGMDDIVGFSKISGEGPWGSVYVQTSTASF